A segment of the Trifolium pratense cultivar HEN17-A07 linkage group LG7, ARS_RC_1.1, whole genome shotgun sequence genome:
ACAAAGAAAACTATAATTCTGTCCAACAGAATCTATAATTCTCACAATCATAATTTCCCTCTCTCTCCACTACCCCCTTATAACTGAATTCCACTGTTTCCAACATCATCATTCTTTCTAAACCATGGGCCTCTTTTGCTCATATGCAAGTTTACCATTTTGGCCTTCATTCCACAATTGGATTCTATCAGTAATCCTGTTGTAACTAACTGTAAAGACTAATCCTTCGAGTCATATAAAATTCACTGCAAAGACTAATCCTTAGTATTGTTTTTATGACTTAAAGACCAAAAATGAGAATTTTCACTGCAAAGACTAAAACTATTGAAAGCCTAATACTCAactatgtattaatatatatgtAACAACTTCATTCATACATGCATGTAACAAGACTAGAAACACAAATTAATATATCTAGAATACAAATTTATAacctgaaaaaaaaatgtacctgACTTTGAGAAGATGTTGTGGAAATTAGAAAGCTTAGTAGGGGTAGAGTGGGAAGAAGAAAGAatagaaaaattatgagaattGGACAAGAAACTTAATTTAGAATTTTGACATGAATAAACAtagttattgttgttgttgtttaaaCTTGAAGAACAACATAGTGAAGATGAAATTGTAGGATGCAATGGTTGAGAGAAAACATTCAAAGTAGACATGTTTGTGTCTCTTATTTTCTGTATCTATCtacttttgaaacaaaaagtCAGCAAAGGATCTTAGCTGCCACGTAATCTTTGCCTCATACACTCTTTGGCCAATGGCCACACCAAAGATTTGCaccagaaaaaatataaaaatattattatagtgtTGTATTCAATGTTTTTTGAGAACCttattctattctattctatctatatatatgtgTTTATGTGTATAGAATTCTATTCTGAATTCTCTATTCTATCTTCTTTCACACCCTAACCTAACATATTCTATCTACCTATTGTACAATTGTGTTGTAACGTTTTAGTTTTCATATGGTTCACGTCATGACAACTTGTATTTGTATTAGTGTGATACAAAGTTTCAACAATATATGTGTAGCAAAAAGACAAAGTTTAAACTATTTATCAAAAAGTTTAGGTTATATAAAGTTCAATTCAAAGTATTGAAAACCATCAAAATTTGTGATTATGAAAAAGAATTAcaagtataataataataataataatatattctaacataaaaaactaaatttaccATGATTCATGGTGATAAAGTAGAAATGTCTTTCTTGAGAGTTGTGAGGAATGAATaacataaaattgaaagaaattatGGAAGTGATAACCCTTGTTAAGTCGTCGTCAACGAATGTTTTTCTTGAGAGTTGTAATAAAGGAATAACaaagaattgaaagaaataTGGAAGTGATAACCTTTGTCAAGTCATCGCGCCAATTATCCAATtataattggatttggattttctttccttctttttttaatcatgGATTTGAATCCCTTCTTTTCAAATACTAGTTGCATCGTCATCATCTCTATCTCCATATTGACTTCTCTCTTGATTGAATCATTATCTCACTATTTTAGGAAATCCTCGCATAAGTAGACATACTTGTTTGGATTAAGTTATAGtatttgagtttatgcaaaataaattaaaaataaatcaagttttatatcaataatttataagttcCTACTATTAAAAAcggtaattttataagctattgtttcataaaaacatatttatttgcaTATGTTGTTTTgcttgcataagctaaaaaataaccTAATCCAAATGAGTCCATAATCATGTTGCTTATTTATTTGGGTAAGTTTAGATTTTAGACAGATATGTATGGCAAATTCAATACAAACTCTCTTATTGGGTACTCTTGTGTCTATAATTATAAGCATTCACCGAGAGGAAAAAATGTCCTTATATACAAGGTCGGTCCTAAGATATACTcccccgtcccaaattataagggaaaaaatgtcattttttttgttctaatttataagagaaaaaatcattttcaagaatattttttccttattttcataaaattaaatgcaaattgcatttaatttcttctctctctcattttctcaataaacaacaaccaataaaaattgtttttacatcttcctatacAACTTATTCCAaagaaaacccacaaaaacatacttcaaattctcatgttttactttttcttaataagtgtgattttttttattttcccttataatttgagacagaGGGAATATATCTAAAACAATCCaattatagtattatttttttattttcaccaccGATCCACGGGACCGTCTAATATAGTTCGGAGTCTGTTCTaccatcaagtgatttcagctcCCTACCAATTGcaattgcggggatcgaactatCTACCAAATCTAgtatcaatcaccactgaactaacTAACTATCGGTTCTAAAAATCCAATTAACTTATATGAATTAGTATGAATTCGTATGCCAGATGAGAACAATTATTGCCCAGACGTGAATTACTGGCCCCTTCTCACAGAACTAGAGagttaatactaaaaaaaaaacttatataacTTTTCGAAATTGCTAACTATATCACTTTTCCACTTAATTTGAAATTGCTTTCTTGGTCTGAACAGGATATAAACATCCAAAAGTATTTAATTCTAATATCATATCACTGTTACAATCAATTAATAACAACAGCAACAGTTAAACCATTTGAATTGAAGAAGTTGTACGCAACATTCTTCATCTCACTATTCATACAACTAACTAAGCAAGAAAACCCCTAACCAAAAAGGTCATTAAATGTATATACAAAAGAAGAATAGACAGATAAGATATGTCATGATGAACTCTTTTGAAACATAAAACCATCATGTAtgccattcaaaaaataaaaccatcaTGTATGTCTCCTGTGACATAGTACACAACATCATGTATCAGTTACAAATTAGGGGTCCTTTCATTCTTTTTGTACACCACCTTTATCTTCAGAACATTGTTTCAAGTAGTTTTGTTGAAGATAAAGCTGCTACACATTTGAgctgaaaacaaaaaattcacgTTATGAACATCGTCAAAGTTAAGGTCAGTTTTATCTTCAAAATGTAAGTACTAGACAGAACAATACATGACAAAATAACACATGACAaagtttaaggtattgaacaaattttgtcttGTACGACACTTggtggacaaaagattattttagtattttagacaatttgtgCAGAAGACAAAATGTTGTCATGTGGTTTagtgggggacaagaatttcagtttttgttcaGTCCCTTGACCCACAGTTTGTCCAATACAATTGAAGTTGTCATGTTcgatttcatattttttagcaTATCAAACGCATCCTTAAGGTTACAAAGTAAAATAGATTTGTGTACAAAAATATGTATAGAATAACAATAAACAAGGCTTATCTGACATAAGACATTTTTTCCTGTGATATCATACCTTGTCTTGTGAATACTTCATGCGGATCGCAGTTAAAGGACATTCATTGTTATTCAGCTGCAGATCTTGTAATGCAAGAACTGTGGCTTTCAAATCTGGTGCTTTGTAAGAGGCATAATGCTCAAGAGTTGGATTCTGCAAAAGTTAAAAACAGATGAAGAAATTAAGGTCATGTGTCATGTTCCCTTTGTGTAACTTCCTGTATGGAAGAAAACATGAAAGATAAGCACCAACCCATGGATGGTTTGACGGGTCTAACGTCCATCTTGCGAGAAACACAGCAGATGCAGCAATCATAGAAGGAAGGAAATTTAAGAAACCATAGTTCATAAGTGTTAGTTCAGCTAGGAAATTTGCCAAGTACTCCAATTCAATGCTAGGTCTCTGCAAGTTTTTCAGTAGGCAAGCAATGagtataaaaaaacaaaataatcgaACAAGTCTTGGAAGAAGCAGCATTGTCACAGATCAATCTTTTCACCTTGTAAGTAGCTTGTGCCGCTCGAAGAAACCTCCTATGAAACCAAGAATGTACTTAGATAATTGCAAGAGGCCtcaaaatttcatatattttataaagaatATTAAATGGTAGAAAAGAGTTCAAGAAGCACCTCAAGAAAGTTTTTGTAGTTGGAGCAAACAGTTGATATGCAGAGGATTTCAACACTAGAGACTCCATTTTCAGTACCTGTCAATATATAGAATATTATGATAAGAGTCAAAAGTTTCAAATCACATACGCGTATATAttggtataaaaaattattgtaatacACTTAACAAAGTCCGCAATTGAagtgtaaaataaaataggcaTTTTTGTTGTGTGCTTTTCTCGGTATTTCAGTATTAATCATTTAAGCGTTAATCATTCATCTTGAAGGAGTAAGACATACCTCATCTTTTGTGTATGTGTTCTCTGTAATGAAGCAGAAGTCTTCAACACGAGGAGCGTTAATTTCTTCGTACTTCCTTCAACCACATAAGAAAGAAGACAAATGAGCATTATTAGGTGCAGATGTCAGTATCACACACACCTATAATAATCTGACACATTATTATTCTGAAACATTATCTTTGTTTGAACTCTTTCTTGGATGAACATCCATTGACGAGGAAACAAGGATAGAATATAACGTCTTCTCAGAAAAAGCATAATGGAAAACAAGAGGTCAAGATGACTTACGAAGCAATTAGCATGCAAGTGATGCCAAGCAGCTGAAGCCTCTGTCTTTCAATGTGATTTTTGGAGAGAAACCAATCGATGAGATATACAGTGAGGTAAAGAGTGTTTGCTTGCAATTTGTATCCCTCAGAAACCTAAATATAAAGTTCAACACACAAGAAATCAATGCAGTATTCATATTTCATCAACTGATATAATACACATCTAAGTTATACTAGTATCTAGTTTCATATACTCGATTTAGTTCATATTGTTCAGCCAAAACCCGGAAGTTTGAATATGCGGTTAAAGTCCAATAATGCAAACCTCAACAAGCCAATCCACGAGTATCGCACGCATGCTTGGAGTGATATCTTGCTGTACTGTTTCCATGAAGCTAGGATAAGGCCTTCTCGACAGctgaaaaatgaaatgtttgacAAACAACTTATTATCAAAGGCAAAATTAAAGAGAAGTTGTTGACATAAAGGTTAAGTATCATAACATGCGTCAGCCGAATAATTGTTGAACCACAATTACCATGTACTTTATTATTAAGTTCATAACTATGTGCTATAAAGCAACATCGGTAGAGATAGTAATGATAGGGCATTTACAGGACAAACCTCAGCAACACGATAGTGATCATATATATCAGCAGCATAGAGGCTGCAAAGTTGAGGATCTTCAAAATCAGCGTCTATGTCAGCAACATCTGGATGCTTCGCCACATCCAAAATTTCAGAATAGCTGCCTTTCTTGGATGCAAAAGTTTGTGAAgctgagagaaaaaaataaccACAAGTAAGCTACAtcaactaattaaaaagtgaattATTCCTTTTAAGAATCTCTTCAACAGATTTCTTTTATGGTGATACTAAAAGAATAGAGGAAAAACCTTTATTTTGAGAAATCAAAGGCAGAGTAGATATTCGAGATGTCTGACTGTGAAGCAGATTATTATTTGTGCCTCTAACAAGTGCATTGTCTTCCGACCTACTAACTAAGCACATTATATCTTCTGATGACCTAAGCCGCATTTCCGTTGAACTCACCGGTTTTGAGTCAGCTACAAATTGTGGTATCTCTATAGCAACTGGTGGTTGAGCAGGCTTGGCCAGCTTGCGTTTCTTAGCCTATCAAGCCATAAAAGTTACAAGTTAAGTCTTAGAATCGTTAGTATATGGGCAGAGGAAAAAAGTACTCGTCCACTATATAGATATGAATCAATCAATACATTTCAAGACCAAGACAAGAAACATTTGACATATAGAAAGAAATTGTCTCATTTCTACCGAAAATTGGAGGTTGTGTACAAAATATTGGATGCATAACAACCTGAACTTCACAGCTAATGTTAGTAACATCCTGAAGAATTGCCCTCTTCTTATGCGGAAGACATGTATCATCCGAAACTGCTCTTTTTGAATTGGCTCTTAGGGGATGCTTCTGAGTTTCTTGTCTTGCATCCTTCAATGGTGGCAACTGTCCAGTTGCACTTAAAGCGGCAGCGCGAGCACGAGTCAGTCGAGTTGGGACCTCTCTAGCACTCAAAGTGACACTCTTCCTCATCTCTACAAGatcaaaaaaaactttgaagaCTAAATCTTGGTGCTTGAATTCTGCAACACAAGAGAAAATCATGAGACAAGAAAACAGTACTAATGAGATTTGAGAGAAGCAGTGTAGATCAGTAAATGTAAACATAGAAGCAGTGGCAACCTTTTGAAGCCgatgaacaattttatttttttaaacggCCAATGTTAGTAATTAATTGTTTGGTTAGTATTTTAATCCTTTGTCCGTGTTTGAATTCAGGACCTCCAACTcctttaacccttagctcaaacaAGTTGAGCTACCCACCCCACCCCAGATCAACAACCTAGCATCAAAGAAACATACTTTCCTTCATCCATTCAACAATGTTTTACAATATCCGTGATTTTTTTCAGCAATCTTATCTCACTACAAAATCATGTTTCAAATGCACATAGTGTTGGGCCGTGAGGGGGAGTCTCACTGGGTTGGATCAACACATTGGACATTGAACAACAACACAAGTGACTTTGATGCCACACGTTCACCCAAAACCTTACAACATTgagtttatgggtcctctcaatCTCAAATTTTCCAACCAATGTAGGACTTGACTCACATTTGATAGATCTCAACACATAGAACAATAAAAACCTTTGGATTTGATAATATGTTAAATCAAAACATGAAGTACGCAATTAACAAAGtcaacaattttatttaatcacCAATTTCTCTCCTAAATACCCTAAAAGTCACAAAATTTGGAAGGTAGAGAATCCATTTCCTAACCTTAATCATGCATCAATAAATGTTTGGAtgtcaaatttggaaaaaaaaaaaacacacattgcaaaaaaaaaacaacaataaaacaaaGACAAGACAAACAACAAATATGGTCCCTTCATTTCAGCAACATGAGAAATTGGaaacaaaaaaaggaaaaaaaacacttcCTTTAAATGTTGTCGAAGTTTCCCATTTTAAAATGCGTATGAAAGATTCAAACTTTCCCccatttttaatcttttaaggTAATTTTATCAAAGACCCAAATAagcgcttataaaaaaaaccccaaataagCATGACCCATAAACCAACCCAGAAagataataaagaaaaatgtgTCTTTGTTTTGATAGATTTGtgaatgttaaaaaaaattacctgaGATTTAAGCTTCAAAGTTCAACAGCTCCTCCATTGAAGGGAGATAAAAGGTCACATAAAGAAACAGagaaaaagaattgatttttgttGAAAACAGCTATGAAGATGAAATGAGTAGGGAAAGCGGGATAGTGATTTGGATTTTGGGTTTAAAATCTGTGTGagataaagacaaaaataaaagagatttaattaagttaattaaaaGATTAATAGTAGTAGTTTGACTAGACTTTTCAGTTCACTTTTTTAAGTTGACTCAATAGAATAAGTCACTAAATTGCTTCTCCAACACACTTTCTGACATTATTTCTCCTCCAACACTTGGCACAAATAGATGAGAATCACGTGAACATGGATAAATCACTGTGTTGTTATTTATGTGTATATAGTACTTTTTTAAAGTGAGTAATGTATTCCCTAAAATATCCATGTGacttaagttttttattttattttatcggATACTTTAGAAAACTATAAATTCCATATATTTAAAgcggataaataaaatttcagagGCTTGTAATATCTTTATTAATTGAGTTAAGTTTAcgaaaaattaagttttttttttatagtattccATTAATAAGACTAGAGATAGTGCTATTTACTTTTTAGAagttggagtttgaattttaaataCTCTAATTATAAATAGTGAAATTCTTATCATTAAGCAACTTCAAAAAAATTcctcaagaaaaaaaaatgtgaatagTAGTATACGAGTAGAGTGAGAAGATCAGAAGATGGataaatgtatgttttgttcatggaccaaaattaattttagaaatttataattaattttgatattttttattttttagaattatTTTCCCAGCCGAATTTGATTCAACTTGAAGTtagaaattgtaattttttattttagaattattttatttaggtGAATCAAGAACATTCTAACATTAGGGAGTAGCTAGACATCCCAACTATATATTGGCACCCCTAGATACCCTATCCTATGTCCGATGCCCCCTAACTCATAAATATATACattataaagaagaaaaaaatgtataaaaaagGGACTAACCCTTACCCCAAAGACGAAAATGAAGCTACTTAAATCTATAACATGGGAGTCTTAACTTATCTTTCATGAAATCATCTCTCATACAGGACGGAATACTATCCCACCACATGAAAGAGTCGTGCGAATGTCTGTGTTTTGCGAGCCTATCCACGCAAGAGTTACCTTCACGATAAATGTgggaaagaaaaatattaagaCTAAGCAACAAGCAGTTTCCCCATCTATTTCAAAGATTCCATGGCACTATGTTATGATCATTGAAAGCCTCAAGGGCCACCTTGGAGCCTGCATCTTGCACTGTGAGATTTGCCAATTATTTAGAATCAACATATCAACTTGTGCTCCAATGGTTTGGCCTGTTTAATTTTTGCTGCATGAATCGTAATTGACGTGTTATTGAAGCGAATCACATTTCTCGCCATCCAAATCGTGTGTACTGTGTGGATAATCGCAGCTAGCGCAATCTGATGCACTTGTGTGCTCCACGCGTTATTACAACTCTCAAAAATAGATTCAAGGCAAGAAATATCAAACTGTACCATGAAGTTACTTTCCAGCCAGCGCCACAGTTCAGTTGCAAAAGTGGAGTGCAGAAACAAATGTGCTGTAGTTTCTTGGGCTACCATACATAGAACATACACCAACACTGTTACACATCTGCGCTTCATCAGATTGTCGTCAGTTggcattttattataaaagcATCGCCAGACATCAAAGGAGTTAGAAGGCGGAATGAAGTTTTGCCAAAGCCACTCCGTCCAGTTCATAGCAATAGGAGTAGGATAAAGGAAATTATAAGCTTGCTTCGCCGTCAGACAACCATCATTAGACATTTTCCACACCAATCTATCCTCATATGACTGTCTCGGGATCACAACAGACCGAATTCTGTCAACTAATGACGGATAAGAAACTGCAATATCATTAGGAATAATCCACTCAAAATTATTGATCAGTTCTGCAGCACGCGTATTCAGCAACTTGTGAACTGGTGTAGGAATAGATAATGCATCAACTAGTGGAACTGGTGTAGGAATTAATTTTTATACTCATGTTCAACTTATTTTTACATATaatttatccaaacataaatcattttagtttaagttaattttagtcataattaattttacagaatcaattcacTCAAAAAAATCTTAACCTTGCTTGCAACTTGATAATTCATCTACTTttgtttaagaattttttttttaaatactgATTATGTGCATCAACTTGTTACGCATAGGTGAGCTTTCTTAATTATATGCATATCACTCACGAAAGCAAACATATAGTAGTTTGTCATATCACTAATTATGCTTTACATGACACGTGGCAGACcattaaacacttcttcatgaACCACAAGGCGAGCTTGCATAGTTGTACCAAGGACTCGCAGCCCAGCATGACCTGAATGATCGAGCCGAGGTAGGCATGTTAAAGGTGGAGCTCAGCGTGACATGGATGATCCAGCTGAGCTAAGCATACTGAACGTGGGACTCAGCATGACCTGGATGATCCAGCTGAGCTAAGCAGGTTGAAGGTGGAGAAAAGTGTAATAGAGCTTCATGGTATTATAGTTATCCATACTAGTCCACTCACCAATGTGATATATTCGGTATTTATATATCTAACTTAACTCATATTTAGTCTGACAAAGATTTTGTTTTAACTTAACTCTAATTTCTAATGGCATGAAATGAAAGAGCAAGGTGTGACAGAGGACAGATTAGTGCTTTTGAAGGGTGTTAGTGGCGCATTCAGGCCCGATGTTCTCACAACTCTGATGGGTGTAAGTGGAGCTGGTAAGATAACTTTGATGGATGTTCGATCTGGCTGGTAGGAAAAC
Coding sequences within it:
- the LOC123899616 gene encoding cyclin-A2-4-like: MRKSVTLSAREVPTRLTRARAAALSATGQLPPLKDARQETQKHPLRANSKRAVSDDTCLPHKKRAILQDVTNISCEVQAKKRKLAKPAQPPVAIEIPQFVADSKPVSSTEMRLRSSEDIMCLVSRSEDNALVRGTNNNLLHSQTSRISTLPLISQNKASQTFASKKGSYSEILDVAKHPDVADIDADFEDPQLCSLYAADIYDHYRVAELSRRPYPSFMETVQQDITPSMRAILVDWLVEVSEGYKLQANTLYLTVYLIDWFLSKNHIERQRLQLLGITCMLIASKYEEINAPRVEDFCFITENTYTKDEVLKMESLVLKSSAYQLFAPTTKTFLRRFLRAAQATYKRPSIELEYLANFLAELTLMNYGFLNFLPSMIAASAVFLARWTLDPSNHPWNPTLEHYASYKAPDLKATVLALQDLQLNNNECPLTAIRMKYSQDKLKCVAALSSTKLLETMF